In a genomic window of Drosophila albomicans strain 15112-1751.03 chromosome 4, ASM965048v2, whole genome shotgun sequence:
- the LOC117573187 gene encoding RNA-binding protein MEX3B isoform X2, producing MEGSNSSSTALTENSTTCLSLNSCIGIVARTTQTGPPCLPGQITIQVRVPYRVVGLVVGPKGATIKHIQQETQTYIVTPSREKEPIFEVTGLPENVETARKQIEAHIALRTGNNSTQGSENGTESTDSSTDYTSPMNTINTMSQILNDDINADILSSMYAIDSDAMSCNFTSANNTQNISNLVTTSTITSLSNCFESVELVDIATAVNTSILPPSSTVGELNDPPNKLNENLNARNHLTNSNNSAKSSSSCRNTTHGINRHKSLSFCSPASISVSAISSANANVAAQCNLSSANILTRSCSSASSTTSTKSTNNSANSSQSMNNTPPELLNIWKNLSDSIDVDEGIGDSPSIWNQPTTGVNVNVVTTTASHSHCSPTASISPTDSLFAEQHILKTTTKSLVQDLPSCHNLLLRPSGSPLKMHQVHRECFVCNKREVTTALVPCGHNMFCMDCANQICVSMESICPICHSIVYHAMRILA from the coding sequence ATGGAAGGTTCAAATAGTAGCAGCACCGCTCTAACGGAAAATAGTACAACGTGCTTGTCCTTAAATAGTTGCATCGGTATTGTTGCTCGCACAACCCAGACGGGTCCACCATGTTTACCAGGCCAGATTACCATACAGGTTCGCGTACCATATAGAGTGGTGGGCTTGGTGGTTGGACCTAAAGGTGCAACCATCAAGCATATACAACAGGAGACACAAACATATATTGTCACGCCGTCAAGGGAAAAAGAGCCGATATTTGAGGTAACCGGACTGCCCGAGAATGTCGAAACGGCACGCAAGCAAATTGAGGCGCACATTGCATTAAGGACGGGTAACAACAGTACACAGGGCAGTGAAAATGGTACTGAATCAACAGATTCGTCGACTGACTATACATCACCTAtgaatactataaatacaaTGTCGCAAATATTGAACGATGACATTAACGCGGATATACTATCTTCTATGTATGCGATTGATTCAGATGCAATGTCGTGTAATTTCACTTCTGCCaataacacacaaaacatttcGAATTTAGTTACAACTTCAACAATTACAAGTTTGTCAAATTGCTTTGAAAGTGTTGAACTAGTGGACATTGCTACTGCTGTAAATACGTCAATTTTGCCACCTTCGTCAACTGTTGGTGAACTAAATGATCCcccaaataaattaaatgaaaatttgaatgCCAGAAATCATTTAACAAACTCGAATAATAGTGCGAAGTCGAGTAGCTCATGTCGCAATACGACACATGGTATAAATAGGCACAAGAGCTTATCTTTTTGTTCGCCTGCATCTATATCTGTATCAGCTATATCGAGTGCAAATGCAAACGTAGCTGCTCAGTGCAATTTAAGCTCGGCTAATATATTGACTCGATCCTGCTCATCGGCCTCAtcgacaacatcaacaaaaagcacaaataaTAGCGCCAATAGCAGTCAAAGTATGAACAATACACCTCCAGAGCTCTTAAACATTTGGAAGAATTTAAGTGATTCCATTGACGTAGATGAGGGCATTGGTGATTCGCCGAGCATTTGGAATCAGCCAACGACTGGAGTTAATGTAAATGTGGTCACAACGACGGCATCGCATTCGCATTGCTCGCCCACTGCTTCGATAAGCCCAACAGACTCACTTTTTGCGGAACAACACATTTTAAAGACAACGACAAAGAGTCTTGTTCAAGATTTACCATCATGCCATAATCTACTGCTACGCCCTTCAGGCAGCCCTCTTAAAATGCATCAAGTACATCGCGAATGCTTTGTGTGCAATAAAAGAGAAGTGACTACAGCTTTAGTTCCTTGTGGACACAATATGTTTTGCATGGACTGCGCTAATCAAATCTGCGTCTCTATGGAATCTATATGTCCAATCTGTCACTCGATTGTCTACCACGCTATGCGTATTTTAGCTTAA
- the LOC127565787 gene encoding uncharacterized protein LOC127565787: MRIRVHTVEGSSLRRTMGGRCKVCKAPTQTDGGQRSAHGRGTADRGRGGRSGSQLPPARCRQSRPNRRRGINPMARTGGTDSVADPEPEGSELLKAMTSCLDAQASVLAVCAGPAGTGQVGPVAAKSSSRRARRRRRGQPAADAVDGDTSRGGVPRKGRGGARRRRASWRGRNVQAANIRTGASASCMKAQPFIGACVGAVG, translated from the coding sequence ATGCGAATTCGCGTTCATACTGTAGAGGGCTCCTCACTTCGGAGGACTATGGGAGGCAGGTGTAAAGTCTGCAAAGCACCTACTCAAACGGACGGTGGGCAACGCTCTGCTCACGGCCGAGGAACTGCAGACCGTGGTCGTGGCGGTCGAAGCGGTTCTCAACTCCCGCCCGCTAGGTGCCGTCAATCAAGACCCAATCGACGGCGAGGCATTAACCCCATGGCACGTACTGGTGGCACCGACAGCGTCGCGGACCCCGAACCAGAAGGATCTGAGCTGCTTAAGGCGATGACGAGCTGTCTTGACGCTCAAGCGAGCGTTCTGGCAGTATGTGCTGGGCCTGCAGGCACGGGCCAAGTGGGACCAGTCGCAGCCAAATCTTCAAGTCGGAgagctcgtcgtcgtcgcagagGACAACCAGCCGCCGATGCAGTGGATGGTGACACGAGTCGTGGCGGTGTACCCAGGAAAGGACGGGGCGGTGCGCGTCGCAGACGTGCGAGCTGGCGCGGGAGGAATGTTCAAGCAGCCAATATACGAACTGGCGCCTCTGCCAGTTGTATGAAGGCACAGCCGTTCATAGGGGCTTGTGTTGGCGCAGTTGgttga
- the LOC117573077 gene encoding calsyntenin-1 yields the protein MMPRSITAYINLSIIVSLALYSSASFSGMVTSNENEEDFLTRRENILENSYHGLIRENETYVEITPLIKVNEEKICNFRILKKPYHEIPFQIELVNNLGILKARRTLNCEKRKSYHFEIVAIFCDGMPSNSANVHITVIDINEYAPTFLQQSYVTEVDEGRLYNEIIRVEATDKDCTPLFGDVCKYEILNSDEPFTIDNEGSIKNTEPLSHKISHNHILSVVAFDCAMKESIPIMVSIKVRRVCDAKFLGIPERIDYTSGSTENLQLFPNARLDLCNILCTTEDLTINATIALKTKHISFGCDRDISNCSSNSNLKDLLPQDAIWTKELSYDEGREPIFHFSGSTGAVVPNNLIGHHDFSLLPFSIITIFRHSSQSSNNKHVKEHIVCSADDHKMNRHHMALFVRNCRLILLLRKNFNDGDLNIFSPAEWRWKIPQVCDNEWHHYVININYSSKVELFIDGIRFESSIEEQRHTNPEVIDDWPLHAAHGVNTTLSVGACYQSSENRLKHGFNGDISEVKISLNSVLSVEEIKCGTSCAEHLLPSTELQLDQSFDSSDSQVQVNAQMNEIYIQTQSKQHIEKLMRSLQYINDVKKNPTIGRRNIEVRTKMQCANHSIIRLATVETYIMVNEPIIAPESVYTENFSTNLSGKSPSSDFNVIYKVDKFESQVKPENDVPSKFLTSAKITITGAQNKLVSYQEIKTGVRILDGIHIGFSIDGKYNKNVSRKESLDSCSVIVFPSLNPDHEEIQIDGDESLSSTMDIRTNINKDGVEMIGSDLIINYLSVLRALVYSNKKPAYYLNRVFKLSCIQLNLQNKNVDYTLTLTVLHPKQSQSKTTNLPSSSSSSPLTNLDGNNKLLASLHNNPPSGSGADQTQDGKLFSYSLLHTNIVQEPKLHVHSFVPRAEASHPTMLIILICVFIVVVICGVSIARLRNNQKYADRHQPIPKVADEGLIWDDSALTITINPMQADVTSEDSSDSENSDSDDEEVIKDGFAHINQLEWDNTNMFSSAN from the exons ATGATGCCTCGAAGTATCACCGCTTACATCAACCTGAGCATAATAGTAAGCCTTGCACTTTATTCATCAGCATCTTTTAGTGGAATGGTTACTTCAAACGAAAACGAAGAGGACTTCCTAACACGAAGAG aAAATATATTGGAGAATTCGTATCATGGATTGATTCGAGAAAATGAAACATATGTGGAAATAACACCTTTAATTAAAGTCAACGAAGAAAAAATCTGCAATTTTCGCATTCTTAAGAAGCCATATCACGAAATTCCTTTTCAA atTGAGTTGGTCAACAATTTGGGTATTCTAAAGGCACGGCGAACCTTGAATTGTGAGAAACGTAAAAGTTAccattttgaaattgttgcgATTTTTTGCGATGGAATGCCATCAAATTCAGCCAATGTGCATATCACTGTTATTGATATTAATGAATATGCGCCAACTTTTCTTCAACAATCATATGTAACGGAAGTCGACGAAGGGCGATTGTACAATGAAATAATTCGCGTCGAAGCTACGGACAAGGACTGCACGCCTCTTTTTGGCGATGTCTGCAAATATGAGATATTAAACAGTGATGAACCCTTCACCATAGATAACGAGGGTTCCATTAAAAACACTGAACCGCTTTCGCATAAAATATCCCACAATCATATTTTATCCGTGGTAGCCTTTGATTGTGCCATGAAAGAATCAATACCAATAATGGTCAGCATCAAAGTACGACGTGTTTGCGACGCTAAATTCCTTGGTATTCCGGAACGCATTGATTACACC TCTGGTAGCActgaaaatttgcaattatttccTAATGCTCGATTGGATCTCTGCAATATATTATGTACTACTGAGGACCTTACTATTAATGCAACAATTGCTCTAAAG acCAAACACATATCGTTTGGATGTGATCGAGATATATCCAATTGTTCAAGTAACTCCAACTTAAAGGATCTTTTGCCACAAGATGCTATCTGGACTAAAGAATTGAGCTATGATGAAGGCCGTGAACCGATATTTCATTTCTCTGGATCAACAGGTGCTGTTGTGCCCAATAATTTGATTGGACATCATGACTTCTCCCTACTTCCATTCAGCATCATTACAATTTTCCGACATAGCAGTCAAAGCTCGAACAATAAACACGTAAAGGAGCACATAGTATGCAGTGCTGATGACCATAAAATGAATCGTCACCATATGGCACTATTTGTGCGTAATTGCCGTCTCATTTTGCTTCTTCGTAAGAATTTCAACGATGGAGATTTGAACATTTTCAGCCCTGCTGAATGGCGGTGGAAAATACCGCAAGTGTGCGATAATGAATGGCATCATTATGTTATCAACATTAATTATTCATCCAAAGTTGAACTATTTATTGATGGCATACGCTTTGAAAGTTCTATAGAGGAGCAACGCCATACAAATCCAGAGGTGATCGATGATTGGCCGCTACATGCTGCACATGGAGTGAACACGACGCTCTCTGTAGGTGCTTGTTATCAAAGTTCTGAAAATCGTTTAAAACATGGTTTTAATGGAGACATCTCGGAAGTGAAGATCTCTCTAAACAGTGTACTTTCAGTCGAAGAAATTAAATGTGGCACAAGCTGTGCTGAGCATTTGCTGCCATCAACTGAACTGCAATTGGACCAGTCTTTTGACTCATCTGATAGTCAAGTTCAGGTTAATgcacaaatgaatgaaatttatattcaaacaCAGAGCAAGCAACACATTGAGAAGTTGATGCGTAGTCTTCAATATATTAATGATGTAAAAAAGAATCCCACAATTGGTCGACGTAATATTGAAGTTCGAACAAAAATGCAGTGTGCCAATCATAGTATAATTCGCCTCGCAACAGTTGAGACTTACATTATGGTTAACGAACCTATTATTGCTCCTGAATCAGTTTATACAGAAAATTTCTCTACTAATTTAAGTGGAAAATCTCCCTCCAGtgattttaatgttatttataaagtCGACAAATTCGAATCTCAAGTTAAGCCAGAAAATGACGTGCCATCCAAGTTTTTGACATCAGCAAAGATCACGATTACAG GCGCCCAAAATAAACTAGTCTCGTATCAGGAAATCAAAACAGGCGTACGAATTTTGGATGGCATTCACATTGGCTTCTCAATAGAtggcaaatataataaaaatgtaagcCGGAAAGAGAGTTTGGATTCATGCAGCGTAATTGTATTTCCGTCACTGAATCCGGATCATGAAGAGATTCAAATTGATGGCGATGAATCTTTGTCATCCACCATGGATATTCGAACAAACATCAATAAGGATGGCGTCGAAATGATTGGATCtgatttaattataaattatttaagcgTACTGCGGGCTTTGGTTTATAGCAATAAAAAGCCAGCTTATTATTTAAATCGTGTTTTTAAGCTATCTtgcatacaattaaatttacaaaataaaaacgtcGACTATACGTTAACCTTGACCGTCCTACATCCAAAACAATCACAATCAAAGACTACAAATttaccatcatcatcatcatcttcgcCACTAACAAATTTagatggcaacaacaaattattagcTTCTCTACATAATAATCCCCCAAGTGGAAGTGGAGCAGATCAAACACAAg ATGGGAAGCTTTTCTCATATTCATtgttacatacaaatattgttCAGGAGCCAAAATTACATGTCCATTCGTTTGTGCCCCGAG ctGAAGCATCACATCCAACCATGCTTATTATACTGATCTGTGTCTTTATCGTCGTTGTGATTTGTGGCGTTTCGATTGCACGCTTAAGGAATAACCAAAAGTATGCAGATCGTCACCAGCCTATACCAAAG GTTGCTGATGAAGGTTTGATCTGGGATGATTCTGCATTGACTATTACTATAAATCCAATGCAAGCAGATGTTACATCTGAAGATAGCTCGGATTCTGAGAATTCGGATTCGGATGACGAAGAAG TTATAAAAGATGGATTCGCACACATTAATCAACTTGAATGGGACAACACCAATATGTTTTCATCAGCAAACTAA
- the LOC117573078 gene encoding uncharacterized protein LOC117573078 → MFISSNLKSNIHIYTLVILICQAYGNGSYLNGRNGDYGVQRNTQTNKLVNANGDGQRPNVNNGLVTNDGSARSSVGEVFVPKTFSLSSQEPSCEQLRAMWIFSKRQSRAAEITNEIPTYRDPFTYNIWDPIYSNSRRFGSLRTGSRDRARSPVFGRVVSREPTIPQHIGGGLEQRQRLIVDGSLFNPGQTRLYSSEARPITSASGVSQTSSALSSSSSSTRRASKNRYMGVPYNSGDNLSGSQNSAAVQGSFQKLKELIWTERAKELTQQRRAEELAARAAVLKEIANGQNMQGSYKTSFNNLADSLLMDENRSPDNSGNQYIHANRLSISSGQSFDVKNANNKNSGHRNSAGGRASTRRIGSNFGVATHATGPTHKEVSFLRKSSPANTIARSSIPVTDVDLSELLSDHAVMGIPMTYPIRQSHFRERNRSLFKQNTNGDDYFHRENRKLGSNREFEFLKAYLNENQLRPLKSIEYNIMKPNVQLYSAVENDQAIDRPHIKNNYIDSYYYN, encoded by the exons atgtttattagtTCAAATTTG aaatcaaatattcaCATATACACATTAGTCATCTTAATATGCCAAGCATATGGAAATGGTAGCTATCTAAATGGACGTAATGGAGACTATGGAGTGCAAAGAAATACGCAAACCAATAAATTAGTGAATGCTAATGGAGATGGACAAAGGCCAAACGTCAATAACGGCTTGGTAACAAACGATGGCAGCGCTCGAAGTTCCGTTGGCGAAGTATTTGTACCAAAAACATTTTCGCTTAGTTCGCAGGAGCCATCATGTGAACAACTTCGTGCCATGTGGAT ATTTTCAAAGAGACAATCTCGGGCAGCagaaataacaaatgaaataccCACATATCGCGACCCgtttacatataatatttgggATCCGATATACTCCAATTCTAGACGTTTTGGATC ACTTCGAACGGGATCAAGGGATCGAGCCCGCTCACCTGTTTTCGGCCGAGTCGTTAGTCGAGAACCCACAATTCCTCAGCATATCGGAGGAGGACTTGAGCAACGTCAGCGTCTTATTGTTGATGGTAGTCTTTTTAATCCTGGGCAGACTCGATTATATAGTTCAGAAGCACGTCCAATCACTAGTGCCTCAGGCGTATCCCAAACATCGTCTGCACTTTCGTCGTCTTCATCGTCAACCCGTCGAGCAAGTAAAAACCGATATATGGGTGTACCGTATAACTCAGGCGATAATTTAAGTGGCAGCCAAAATTCAGCGGCAGTTCAGGGTAGCTTTCAAAAGCTCAAAGAACTCATCTGGACAGAGAGGGCCAAAGAATTAACGCAGCAACGGCGTGCCGAGGAACTGGCTGCGCGAGCAGCTGTACTGAAGGAAATTGCAAATGGCCAAAA CATGCAAGGATCGTACAAAACATCTTTTAATAACTTAGCTGACTCATTGCTGATGGATGAAAACCGCAGTCCAGATAATAGTGGCAATCAATATATACATGCCAATCGCCTGTCGATTTCAAGCGGCCAATCTTTCGATGTCAAAAAtgccaataataaaaattctgGGCATCGAAACAGCGCTGGTGGGAGAGCTTCAACACGACGAATTGGAAGTAATTTTGGAGTTGCAACTCATGCTACTGGACCAACACATAAAGAAGTCAGTTTTCTAAGAAAGTCTAGTCCGGCAAATACTATCGCTCGCAGTTCGATTCCAGTAACAGACGTGGATTTGAGTGAATTATTATCAGATCATGCTGTAATGGGCATACCAATGACATATCCAATTCGACAATCCCATTTCAGGGAAAGAAATCGTTCTCTTTTTAAACAG aaTACTAACGGTGACGACTATTTTCATCGAGAGAATAGAAAATTGGGATCGAATAGGGAGTTTGAATTTCTTAAAGCATATTTAAATGAGAATCAGCTAAGAccattaaaatcaattgaatataACATTATGAAGCCTAATGTTCAATTATATTCCGCCGTCGAAAACGATCAAGCAATTGATCGTCcccatataaaaaataattatattgattcttactattataattaa